The Polymorphobacter megasporae genome window below encodes:
- a CDS encoding recombinase family protein, whose amino-acid sequence MRSSLGSSRIANWLRRPPPRRKRIIRLAPRQLIKVIPPRKTWPNLICPKTTGQGRPVCDPSTIIDRTANHADWLLIGVKGQWWLDPCPSARCANRGRHRSRPFLGICSIGPAEKRPGRDDCLKALRRDDALIIWKLDRIGRTRAIRQHEWGLDETRCWARSASK is encoded by the coding sequence ATGAGGTCGAGTCTCGGCTCTTCGCGTATTGCTAACTGGCTGCGCCGCCCACCGCCCAGGAGGAAGAGAATAATCCGATTGGCACCGAGGCAATTGATCAAGGTTATCCCACCAAGAAAAACTTGGCCTAATTTGATCTGCCCGAAAACAACCGGCCAGGGTAGGCCGGTCTGCGATCCGAGTACCATCATTGATCGCACAGCCAACCATGCAGATTGGTTACTCATCGGTGTCAAAGGCCAATGGTGGCTAGATCCCTGCCCTTCAGCAAGATGCGCTAATCGCGGCCGCCATCGATCGCGACCATTTCTAGGAATATGCAGCATAGGGCCGGCTGAAAAGCGACCGGGGCGGGATGACTGCCTCAAGGCGCTGCGCCGTGATGACGCGCTGATCATATGGAAGCTCGACCGGATCGGGCGGACCCGCGCCATTCGCCAACACGAATGGGGACTTGACGAAACGCGGTGTTGGGCTCGAAGTGCTAGCAAGTGA
- a CDS encoding polysaccharide deacetylase family protein, which translates to MPNSHIEDNSALTRREFAGASLTTIAAAAIVAPTDAAVIAAPTDVAAAQTTTRSKAGGGGFWPNDARLAVSISLMFEGGGQPISGAGGPITEPIKPGFPDHPTNAFFAYGPNEGIPRALNLFDKHGIKVTAFMISKAIEKHPELAREIVNRGHEAAAHGRTWSASYDLPREEEKAFIQDSVEAIQRITGQRAVGWNAYWLRNSIHISETLQDLGFLYSIDEPDRDEPFILRVRGRDFVMLPYTIHMNDMLFPFQSYDPAAHEQALRDEFDQLYEEGSGRRRMMVLSMHDRLSGHANRIRVLDRFLTYAKSREGVWFARKDEIAQWALKQRDKTPVVTRGTPAETGLP; encoded by the coding sequence ATGCCCAATAGCCACATCGAAGACAATTCTGCACTAACGCGTCGTGAGTTCGCTGGTGCATCGCTCACGACAATAGCAGCGGCAGCCATAGTAGCACCCACCGATGCGGCAGTCATAGCAGCACCCACTGATGTAGCAGCGGCGCAAACGACAACACGCTCCAAAGCAGGTGGCGGTGGCTTCTGGCCGAACGACGCACGTCTTGCGGTGAGCATCTCATTGATGTTCGAGGGAGGCGGACAGCCGATCTCTGGGGCCGGTGGTCCGATTACGGAGCCGATCAAGCCGGGGTTTCCGGATCACCCCACTAACGCGTTCTTTGCTTACGGCCCCAATGAGGGTATCCCGCGGGCACTGAACCTGTTCGACAAGCACGGGATCAAGGTCACGGCCTTCATGATCAGCAAGGCGATCGAGAAGCATCCCGAGCTCGCTCGCGAGATCGTGAACCGTGGGCATGAGGCAGCAGCGCACGGCCGGACGTGGTCGGCGTCTTATGATCTCCCGCGCGAAGAGGAAAAGGCGTTCATTCAGGATTCGGTGGAAGCGATCCAGCGGATCACCGGGCAGCGGGCGGTTGGCTGGAACGCGTATTGGCTGCGAAACTCGATCCATATCTCGGAGACCTTGCAGGACCTCGGCTTCCTCTACAGCATCGACGAACCCGACCGAGACGAACCGTTCATCCTGCGGGTGCGCGGCCGCGACTTTGTCATGCTCCCGTACACAATTCACATGAACGACATGCTCTTTCCCTTTCAGTCGTACGATCCCGCAGCGCACGAGCAGGCGCTGCGCGACGAGTTCGATCAGCTCTATGAGGAGGGCAGCGGTCGGCGCCGAATGATGGTGCTGAGCATGCACGATAGGCTAAGTGGGCATGCCAATCGCATCCGGGTGCTCGACCGCTTCCTGACCTACGCGAAAAGCCGCGAGGGTGTTTGGTTCGCGCGCAAGGACGAGATCGCGCAATGGGCATTGAAGCAGCGCGATAAAACGCCCGTTGTCACACGCGGTACCCCAGCCGAAACCGGACTGCCCTAA